DNA from Amycolatopsis sp. DSM 110486:
CCCACCAGCGGAACAGCGTGCCCAGCAGCGTGCCGATGATCATGCCGCTCACGAAGTCGGCGACTTCCTGCCCGAGCAGCGTGAGGTGCGGCTGCTGCAGGTCGAGCACGTAGCGCGAGATCCACTGCGGCAACGCGTTGAGCCCCAGCGCGATGCCGCTGATGAGGAAGAACAGCGCGGCCTCGTGCGTGCGCTCGCGGCCGCCGCGCGTGCGGAACGACCACTCGCGGTTGGCGACGTAGGAGAAGATCGTGGCGATCAGCACGCCGATGATGAGCGCCGTGACCGGGTTTTGCCGGAGCACGGTGAACTTCAGGACGTAGGTGATCGCCGTGGTG
Protein-coding regions in this window:
- a CDS encoding GtrA family protein gives rise to the protein MRGFLAKHRELLRFAVVGGISFLITTAITYVLKFTVLRQNPVTALIIGVLIATIFSYVANREWSFRTRGGRERTHEAALFFLISGIALGLNALPQWISRYVLDLQQPHLTLLGQEVADFVSGMIIGTLLGTLFRWWAFKKWVFPTEGARLRAIRSSDDADIPGRKAA